In Thermoanaerobaculum aquaticum, the genomic stretch AACGGCTTTTTCAAGCCCAACATTTCCACCATCGTCGGCAAGCTTTACGAAGAAGGTTCACCCTTGCGGGATTCGGCTTACAACATCTTTTACATGGGCATTAACATTGGCGCCTTTGCCTCCAACTTTGTGGCCGCCCTGCTGCGCAACCGATTCGGCTGGCCCGCCGCCTTTGCCGCCGCCGGCGTGGGGATGCTCATCGGGGTGGTCATCTTCCTTTCCTTCCGCAAACACCTGGCCCACGTTCCCGACCGTGGTGCCGCGGGGCCGGTGGAAGACAGGGCGCTTCGGGAAATCCTCCTGTACATTTTCCTGCCTGCAGCAGTGCTGGGCACCGTAGGTTACTTCCTGTTGGGCCCCAAACTTGGCTCACCCTCCACCACTGCCTTTGCTTTAGGCGTCGTGCCAGCGGTGGTTTACTACATTCGGCTTTACCTTACCGCCCCCGCCGCCGAAAAAGGCCCAATTGGCGCCTTGCTTTCCATCTTCTTGGTAGTCATCGTGTTTTGGATGATCTTCCATCAAAACGGCTCCACCATGACCTACTGGGCCGACGAAAACACCCGCAGGGAAGCGGGCGTTTTGGCGCCGGTGCTGCGAACCCTGTACTTCGACCAAGACGCCACCATTGGCGAAACCATTAAGGACCCCGACGCTCAAGGCTCCTACTGGCGCAACGTGCCGCCGGAAAACCGACCGGCACCTGGGGTTAAGGTTACGCTCATTTCCACCGAGCTTTTCCAGTCCATTAACCCGTTTTTCATAGTCGTGCTCACCCCACTTATCGTAAGCTTTTGGGGCTGGCTGCGCCGCTTTGGGAAGGAGCCTTCCACGCCCGCAAAAATTGCCTGGGGGCTCTTTATCACCGCCATTTCTGCTCTGGTGATGGTGGCAGCGGTTTTGACAAACAACGGGGGTACCACCAAAGCTTCCCCTTGGTGGCTTGTGAGCTCGTACGTCCTCATCACGGTAGGCGAACTTTGCCTCTCGCCCATGGGCCTTTCCTTGGTTTCAAGGCTGGCACCGGCGCGGGTGGGAGCCGCCATGATGGGCGGGTGGTTCTTGGCCACTTCCGTGGGCAACAAGCTCGCTGGCGTGTTGGCTGGGTTTTGGGAGGAGCTACCCTTGGCGGCCATTTTTGGCATTAACGCCGCCGCCGCTGCCCTCGCTGCCCTGGTTATTGCCCTCATGACTCCCAAAATCCGCGCCATTATCACCCAGCACGCCAACCAGAGGACCTAGGAGGGGAAAAGCGGGCTCAGGCTACCTTCAGCTCCTTTGGTAGGCATTCCGAACATCCGGTGCCGGAACGCCAGG encodes the following:
- a CDS encoding peptide MFS transporter; translated protein: MFRGHPSGLKVLFFTEMWERFGYYLMIGIFSLYMLDAVMGGLAFPRERAAETYGTFVALVYLTPFFGGVLADRVLGYRRSIVLGGLLMAAGYFCVAFGGLKLFYLGLGLVVAGNGFFKPNISTIVGKLYEEGSPLRDSAYNIFYMGINIGAFASNFVAALLRNRFGWPAAFAAAGVGMLIGVVIFLSFRKHLAHVPDRGAAGPVEDRALREILLYIFLPAAVLGTVGYFLLGPKLGSPSTTAFALGVVPAVVYYIRLYLTAPAAEKGPIGALLSIFLVVIVFWMIFHQNGSTMTYWADENTRREAGVLAPVLRTLYFDQDATIGETIKDPDAQGSYWRNVPPENRPAPGVKVTLISTELFQSINPFFIVVLTPLIVSFWGWLRRFGKEPSTPAKIAWGLFITAISALVMVAAVLTNNGGTTKASPWWLVSSYVLITVGELCLSPMGLSLVSRLAPARVGAAMMGGWFLATSVGNKLAGVLAGFWEELPLAAIFGINAAAAALAALVIALMTPKIRAIITQHANQRT